Proteins encoded together in one Aeromonas encheleia window:
- the ribB gene encoding 3,4-dihydroxy-2-butanone-4-phosphate synthase produces MNQSLLSEFGDPITRVEMALAALRAGRGVLVADDEDRENEGDLIFAAQTMTNEQMAMMIRECSGIVCLCLTDERVRQLELPMMVEANSSHYQTAFTVTIEAAQGVTTGVSAADRITTIRAAIADGAQPSDLHRPGHVFPLRARTGGVLTRRGHTEATVDLMQLAGLKPYGVLCELTKLDGSMARLPDLVEFGRQHQMPVLTIEDLVQYRQLLAERSA; encoded by the coding sequence ATGAATCAGTCTCTACTCAGTGAATTTGGTGATCCCATTACCCGTGTCGAAATGGCGCTGGCCGCATTGCGTGCCGGCCGTGGCGTGCTGGTGGCCGATGATGAAGATCGCGAGAACGAAGGGGATCTCATCTTCGCCGCGCAAACCATGACCAACGAACAGATGGCCATGATGATCCGCGAATGCTCCGGCATCGTCTGCCTCTGCCTGACCGATGAGCGGGTACGCCAGCTCGAGCTGCCGATGATGGTGGAGGCGAACTCCAGCCATTATCAGACCGCCTTCACCGTCACCATAGAAGCGGCCCAGGGCGTCACCACCGGGGTCTCCGCCGCCGATCGCATCACCACCATCCGGGCGGCCATCGCCGACGGCGCCCAGCCATCGGATCTGCATCGCCCCGGTCACGTCTTCCCGTTGCGGGCTCGCACCGGTGGCGTGCTGACCCGGCGTGGTCACACCGAAGCCACTGTCGATCTGATGCAGCTGGCTGGACTCAAACCGTATGGGGTGCTGTGCGAACTGACCAAGCTGGATGGCTCCATGGCCAGGCTGCCCGATCTGGTGGAATTTGGTCGCCAGCATCAGATGCCGGTGTTGACCATCGAAGATTTGGTGCAATACCGTCAATTATTGGCAGAACGTTCAGCCTGA